CAAATAAATACTTTGCCCGAGCCGGAAAAGCGCAGCACGATGCCTTCGCCGCTGGTCACGCTGTTGACGATATTGCCGAGGAAGCCGCCGATGCCGCCGCCGCTCGCGCCGCCGCCCGTGGTCACGGAAATTTCGTATTTCAGGCTGTTGTCCCAGCAGACCACGTGGGAATTGTCGATCACGACATCCTTGCCCGGCTCGACGTCGAGCTGGAACATGGAGCCGAAGCCCGACACCACCACTTGTCCCGTGCCGGCCGTCTCCATCACGAAGAAGCCGCCCGACTGCGCAAACAAGGCGTTGCCGATGCTTTGCGTGCGCACTTTCATTTCCGTGCCCGAGGTGGCGGCGACAAAGGCGCCGTCGTTGAGCAGGTACTGGCGCGCGCCCACGTCGACCACTTCGATGGCGCCCGGCAGGGTGGGCGAGAGCAGGCAGTCGCCGCTGCCGCGCACCGCTTCGATGTGCTGCTGGAAAAACGATTCGCCATTCGCGAAGCGGCGCATGATGGCGCTGCCCAGGCCGCCCGTCATCTTGCCTTTCAAGTCCAGCGCCGTTTCCATCATCACCATTGCATCGGATTCGCAATAGATGGTTTCGCCCTGCTTCATGCTGACGTGCAGGAATGGATCGACGTCGCCCGTGACACTAAATACTGGCATGATAAATCTCCAAAAAAAAGCCGCCTGAATACGTCCAGGCGGCTGTGTTTAGCGCATAAAACGTTTAGGCATTGACGCCGAACGAACGGGCCAGAGGACCCAGGCCGCCGTTGAAGCCCTGGCCGATGGCCTTGAACTTCCATTCGCCGTTGTAGCGGTAGATTTCGCCAAAGATCATCGCCGTTTCCGTCGAGCTGTCTTCGGACAGGTCGTAGCGGGCGATTTCTTTTTCGCCTTCCGCGTTCAGGCAGCGGATGAAGGCTTTCGAGACCATGCCGAAGTTCTGGCGGCGCGCGTCGGCGTCATGGATGGTGACGGTGATGCTGATGCGGTCGATGTCTGCCGGCACGCGCGACAGGTCGATTTCGATGCGCTCATCGTCGCCTTCGCCTTCGCCCGTGGTGTTGTCGCCCGTGTGGACGACGGAACCGTCGGTCGACTTCAGGTTGTTGTAGAAGATGAAGTCAGAGTCGCCACGGACTTTGCCGTCGCTTTTCAGGAGGAAAGCACTACCGTCAAGGTCGAAGGTGGCGCCGTCCGTCGAACGAGGATCCCAGCCGAGGCCGACGATGATCTTCTTCAGGTTCGGTGCTTCCTTGCTCAGGTTGACGTTGCCGCCTTTTTGCAAACTGATTGCCATGTGGTGCTCCTTTTCAGTAATTTACTTAAACATACCTGCATGGGATGAGCGCGCAAGGCGCTCGTGCCATTACTCTTTCAATTGGGGGCGCAACCCCCCGATTTCAAGCTTGTGCCGCGTGCCGTTTGCGATAACGCAGGGACGACCACAGCGAGACCAGGATGAAGGCCACGCCCGACAGGCCCGTGAACCACTCCGGAATATGGTACTTGACGGACGCCAGCATGATCAAGGCCAGGATGCCGATCGCATAATGGGCGCCGTGTTCCAGGTAGACAAATTCGTCCAGGGTGCCCTTGTGCACGAGGAAGACCGTCATCGAGCGCACGAACATGGCGCCGATGGCCAGGCCCAGCATGATGATGACGACGTCGTTGGTGATGGCAAAGGCGCCGATCACGCCGTCAAAGCTGAACGAGGCATCGAGCACTTCCAGGTACAGGAAGCCGCCGATGCTGCCGCGCGCCACCGTTTTCACCAGGTCGCCATTGCCGTTTTTGGCCGGTGCTGCGCCTTCTTCTTCGTCATCCTGCAAGTCCGGTTCGCCTTCTTCCAGCAAGCCGCTGATCCAGTTCACGCCGATATAGACGGCGATGCCGACGATGCCCGACGCGAGCACGCTGTATTTTTCTTCCACGGGGCCCATGGCCACGCAGGCGGCCACGGCGCCCATGGTGATCAGCACGGCCAGGCTTTCGGTGCCCAGCGCGTTGACTTTTTCCTCGGCCCAGCCCAGCCAGTGCAATTCCTTCTCGTCGTCAAACAGGAAGTTCAGGAACACCAGCAGCAGGAAGGCGCCGCCGAAGGCCGCCACTTGCGCATGGTTGTCCGTCAGGTGCTTGGCATATACATCGGGCGTGGTGGTGGCCATGGTCCATACGTCGACCAGGCCCAGGCCCGTGGCCACGGATACGATGACGAGCGGGAACAGCAGCCGCATGCCGAAGACGGCGACGAGGATACCGACCGTCAGGAACAGTTTTTGCCAGAATTCATTCCAGTGGCGCAAGACCGAGGCGTTGACCACGGCATTGTCGAACGACAGCGACACTTCCATGACGCCCAGCACGCCGGTGATCCACAGGGCATTGATCAGGCCAGGCATGCCGCCATGGCTGTAACCCCACCAGCCCGACACCGCCATCAGGATAAAAGTGACTAAAAAAGAAATTCTGAAATGCCGCATGAGGACCCCGTTGCAAGTATGAAGACGTTTGATTATCCGCGCCGCTGTGCGCGCCGCACTCAGTGTTGATATACGTCAATTGTTGTATATGCCATGATTTTATATTAGTTGCCGCCGGGGGCCGCGTTTTATAGTCTGACGCCAGACAGTTCTGCTGGCGCGGATGATCTGCGATAATTGCGGCGCGCCCGTCTCTCAAGACACACTCTACACATATAAAAGAAGGAATACCCGTGGATATCGCTTACCTCGTCACGCCCCTGATCGCCTGGATCCTGGTCGGACCGATCAAATTCCTGATCAACAGTGCCCGCACGCGGCAATGGGCGTTCGGGCTGGTCGGCAATGGCGGCTTTCCCAGCAACCACAGCGCCGTCGTGTCCAGCATGGCAACGTTGATCGCCTTGCGCGAAGGCATCGGCCACCCGGCCTTCGGCGTGGCCGTGACCCTGGCCTTCATCGTCATCATCGACGCCAACAGCCTGCGCCAGCACGTGGGCAAGCAGGCTGCGGCCATCAACCGCCTGGCCGGGGAAGCGGCCAGCGCCGCGCACAAGACCTTGCGTGAGCGCATGGGTCATACCCTGGTGGAAATCGCCGGCGGCCTGTGCACGGGCGTGGCCATCGGCTTCCTGATCAACACCGTTTTCAGCCGCTAAGTTCGCTTCCCCTGAAACGCAAAACCCCGCTTCAAGGCGGGGTTTTGCGTTTCAGGGCGTAAAAACTACGTTTCATCCATTGAATAAAGCATTACAGGAAACGGCCGATTGACATGCCCGGATGCGCTCATGGATACTTTGGCGCTTGTGGTTTTAATAAAAATAAATGCTTGCTAACGCCTGCAGCCCTATCCGGGCCGTGGGGACGGTAGCGGTGCTATCTATCCGGAGAATTACCCATGTTGCGCAAAACCCTGTTTGTTCTGGCAATCGCTTCTGCCCTGGCCGCCTGCGGCAAAGAGTCCAAAGATCCCGGCAAGGGCGGCAAGAATGCCAAGGAACAGGCGGGCGCCGCCGTCAATCTGCTCGTCTCCCCGGAAGACTTGCTGACCATCCAGAGCAATGCGCTGGCGTCGGGTCCCGTCATCACCGGTTCCGTGCAACCGGAGCGCAACGCGGACTTGCGCGCCGAAGTATCGGCCGTGGTGATTCAGGTCATGAAGGAAAATGGTGAAGTCGTCAAGCGGGGCGACGTACTGGTGCGTCTGGATGAAACGTCCATCCGCGACAGCCTCAATTCGGCCGAGGAAGCCAGCCGTGCCGCCAGCCAGGTGCTGGAACAGTCCGAACGCATGTTCCAGCGCATGAAAACCCTGCGCGCTTCGGGCATGACGTCGACGCAGGCACTGGAAGACGCGGAAATTCGCCGCAATAATGCACAAAGCGATCTGTCCGCCGCGAAAAGCCGCGCCGTGCAAGCCCGCCAGCAGCTGCAGCGCACCCTCGTGCGCGCGCCGTTCGACGGCATCGTGAGCGAGCGCAAGGTATCGAATGGCGATACGGCGCAAATCGGCAAGGAATTGATCAAGGTCATCGATCCGACCAGCATGCGTCTGGAAGGCCTGGTGTCGGCCGACAAGATCGGCGTCGTCAAGGTGGGCCAGCCCGTGCTGTTCCGCATCAATGGGTATCCGGGCCAGGATTTCGCGGGCAAGGTGCGCCGAGTCGATCCTGCCGCCAATGCCGTCACGCGCCAGGTGGCCGTGCTGGTCGATTTCAACGACAAGGAACAACCGAGAGTGGCGGGCCTGTATGCGGAAGGGCGCATCGAGACGGACAGCATCAGCGCGCTGATGATACCCGACTCGGCGCTGGTGAAGGCGGGCGACGTCACGTACACGTGGAAGGTCAAGGACAAGGCTTTGCATAAAGTCACACTGCGCATCGGCGCGCGCGATGTGCGCACGGGCCAGTGGGAAGTGCAAAGCGGCCTGGTCAGCGGCGACACCGTGCTGCGCACGCCGGGCTCGACCTTCAAGGATGGGCAGAAAGTGGAGCTGACGGCCGGCAAAACCGTACCCGCTGCTGCCGTGGCCAGCAGCAGCACCGCCGTTGCCGGTAAAGGAAACTAAGCCATGTTCCTTTCCGATTTCAGTATCAAGCGGCCCACCGCCACCATCGTCCTGATCCTGGCGATGATGTGCGTCGGCTTGCTGGCGCTCAAGAAATTGCGCGTCAACCAGAATCCGGACGTCGAGGTACCCTTCATCGTCGTCAGCATTCCTTACCCTGGCGCATCGCCCGATACGGTCGAGCGCGAAGTGGTGAACCGCCTGGAAAAGTCGCTGCAAAGCATTTCCGGCGTGACCGAAGTCAACAGCGATTCGAATGAAGGGTCGGCCACCATCTTCCTGAAGTTCTCGTTCAATTCCAATTTGATCGAAGCGTCCGACAATATCCGCAATGCGATTGCCGCCGTGCGCTACAAGTTGCCGACGGAAATGCGCGAGCCTATCTTGCAGCGCATCGACCCGGCTGCCGAACCGATCATGCAACTGGCGCTGTCGTCGAATACGCAAAGCCATGCGGAAATCTCGCGCCTGGCCGAAGACGTGCTGTCGGACCGCTTCCGCACCGTCGATGGCGTGGCGCTGGTCAACGTGGGCGGTTCGCTCAAGCGCGAACTGTCCGTGCTGCTGCGCGCGGAAAAATTGCGTGAATACAATGTGTCCGTCAGCGATGTCGTCACTGCTTTGCGCAACCAGAATACGAATGCCCCGGTGGGCAAGGTGCGCGGCATCCTGGACGAGAAAAGCATCCGCCTGGTGGGCCGCATCGAGTCGCCAAGCGACTTCGAGAAAGTGGTGATCAAGCGCCGCGGCGAGGAAATCGTGCGCCTGGCGCAAGTGGCCACCATCGTGGATGGCTTTGCCGAAGTCAACAGCCTGAGCATGCGCAGCGGCAAGCCCAACGTGGGCATATCGATTACCCGCGTGCGCGACGCCTCCACCGTCAGCGTGGCCAACAAGATCCGCGACATGGTAGCGGAAATCAACAAGACCTTGCCGAAAGGCACCTTGCTGCAAGTGACGCGCGACGGCGGCGAAAACGCCCAGCATAGCCTGAACAATGTGATCGAATCGCTGGTGCTGGGCGCCGTGCTGACGATTTTCGTCGTCTACGCCTTTTTGAACTCGTGGCGTTCGACCCTGATCACGGCGCTGAGCCTGCCGACGTCCGTGATTGCCGCCTTCATTGCCGTGTGGCTGTGCGGCTTTACCCTGAACTTCATGACCCTGCTGGGCCTGTCGCTGGCCATCGGCGTGCTGATCGATGACGCCATCGTGGTGCGCGAAAACATCGTGCGCCACATGCAGATGGGCAAGGACCGCCGCACGGCCGCGCTGGAAGGCACGGCCGAGATCGGCATGGCCGTGGCCGCCACAACGTTCTCCATCATCGCCGTCTTCATTCCCGTCGCCTTCATGCCGGGGATCTCGGGCGAATGGTTCCGTCCGTTTGCCTTGACGGTGACGTGCTCGGTGCTGGTCAGCCTGGGCATCTCGTTTACGCTCGACCCCATGCTGTCGGCCTACTGGGGCGACCCGGTCGAGGAACATGCGGCGCCGAAAAAGGGCATTGGCCGCGTGCTGGAAAAATTCAACCACTGGTTCGACCACCAGGCGGACCGCTATGGCCGCGTGATCGCCTGGGCCCTGCATCACCGCCGCTGGATGGCCGTCATCGCCTTCGGCAGCCTGGTGGGCGCCATCGTCCTGCACGCCACGCATGGCGGCACGAGTTTCCTGCCGGCATCCGATTCGGGCAATCTGATGATCAATGTGCGCACGCCAT
Above is a genomic segment from Janthinobacterium sp. 64 containing:
- a CDS encoding efflux RND transporter periplasmic adaptor subunit, which gives rise to MLRKTLFVLAIASALAACGKESKDPGKGGKNAKEQAGAAVNLLVSPEDLLTIQSNALASGPVITGSVQPERNADLRAEVSAVVIQVMKENGEVVKRGDVLVRLDETSIRDSLNSAEEASRAASQVLEQSERMFQRMKTLRASGMTSTQALEDAEIRRNNAQSDLSAAKSRAVQARQQLQRTLVRAPFDGIVSERKVSNGDTAQIGKELIKVIDPTSMRLEGLVSADKIGVVKVGQPVLFRINGYPGQDFAGKVRRVDPAANAVTRQVAVLVDFNDKEQPRVAGLYAEGRIETDSISALMIPDSALVKAGDVTYTWKVKDKALHKVTLRIGARDVRTGQWEVQSGLVSGDTVLRTPGSTFKDGQKVELTAGKTVPAAAVASSSTAVAGKGN
- a CDS encoding TerD family protein gives rise to the protein MAISLQKGGNVNLSKEAPNLKKIIVGLGWDPRSTDGATFDLDGSAFLLKSDGKVRGDSDFIFYNNLKSTDGSVVHTGDNTTGEGEGDDERIEIDLSRVPADIDRISITVTIHDADARRQNFGMVSKAFIRCLNAEGEKEIARYDLSEDSSTETAMIFGEIYRYNGEWKFKAIGQGFNGGLGPLARSFGVNA
- a CDS encoding TIGR00266 family protein codes for the protein MPVFSVTGDVDPFLHVSMKQGETIYCESDAMVMMETALDLKGKMTGGLGSAIMRRFANGESFFQQHIEAVRGSGDCLLSPTLPGAIEVVDVGARQYLLNDGAFVAATSGTEMKVRTQSIGNALFAQSGGFFVMETAGTGQVVVSGFGSMFQLDVEPGKDVVIDNSHVVCWDNSLKYEISVTTGGGASGGGIGGFLGNIVNSVTSGEGIVLRFSGSGKVFICSRNRDAFLKWTASGKAG
- a CDS encoding efflux RND transporter permease subunit, which codes for MFLSDFSIKRPTATIVLILAMMCVGLLALKKLRVNQNPDVEVPFIVVSIPYPGASPDTVEREVVNRLEKSLQSISGVTEVNSDSNEGSATIFLKFSFNSNLIEASDNIRNAIAAVRYKLPTEMREPILQRIDPAAEPIMQLALSSNTQSHAEISRLAEDVLSDRFRTVDGVALVNVGGSLKRELSVLLRAEKLREYNVSVSDVVTALRNQNTNAPVGKVRGILDEKSIRLVGRIESPSDFEKVVIKRRGEEIVRLAQVATIVDGFAEVNSLSMRSGKPNVGISITRVRDASTVSVANKIRDMVAEINKTLPKGTLLQVTRDGGENAQHSLNNVIESLVLGAVLTIFVVYAFLNSWRSTLITALSLPTSVIAAFIAVWLCGFTLNFMTLLGLSLAIGVLIDDAIVVRENIVRHMQMGKDRRTAALEGTAEIGMAVAATTFSIIAVFIPVAFMPGISGEWFRPFALTVTCSVLVSLGISFTLDPMLSAYWGDPVEEHAAPKKGIGRVLEKFNHWFDHQADRYGRVIAWALHHRRWMAVIAFGSLVGAIVLHATHGGTSFLPASDSGNLMINVRTPSSSSIEYSRLKLEAAAVLARTLPETKDTNSSINAGGGRVYVDIGKRNTRKRSAKEIAVELREKMSRLVGAEYVVQDDLSNGSQKPIQVEFTGPDSRKLMEITNAYMDKLRAIPGAVDVGLSEQDPKNELQIELNRGLANSMGISVNDAAQSLRVAFAGVEVGDWVDPTGETRDVAVRLHPDDRVASENIERLPISVTGTSQMVPLDQIATITMGKGPSGIEHKNGKRTITVSANAQGRSNGEVTSDAMKLANSIDFPPGYGLALGGAGQDQQELFTEMLIALVMGIGLMYLILVMQFGSFTAPVAVMMSLPLSLIGVVVALVITNNTLNLMSFIGIIMLMGLVAKNAILLLDAARKREEEGHGREDALMYAGRMRLRPILMTTFALIAGMFPVALGLGEGGEFYRPLAIAIIGGTITSTILTLLVVPTFYDSIEIARDGAVAKFHRRAVRMPVAFAMILTLIECVLTLLLVRFVYRMLKKAVLFLMGRRAPKAAPVGLQK
- a CDS encoding divergent PAP2 family protein, translated to MDIAYLVTPLIAWILVGPIKFLINSARTRQWAFGLVGNGGFPSNHSAVVSSMATLIALREGIGHPAFGVAVTLAFIVIIDANSLRQHVGKQAAAINRLAGEAASAAHKTLRERMGHTLVEIAGGLCTGVAIGFLINTVFSR
- a CDS encoding DUF475 domain-containing protein, which gives rise to MRHFRISFLVTFILMAVSGWWGYSHGGMPGLINALWITGVLGVMEVSLSFDNAVVNASVLRHWNEFWQKLFLTVGILVAVFGMRLLFPLVIVSVATGLGLVDVWTMATTTPDVYAKHLTDNHAQVAAFGGAFLLLVFLNFLFDDEKELHWLGWAEEKVNALGTESLAVLITMGAVAACVAMGPVEEKYSVLASGIVGIAVYIGVNWISGLLEEGEPDLQDDEEEGAAPAKNGNGDLVKTVARGSIGGFLYLEVLDASFSFDGVIGAFAITNDVVIIMLGLAIGAMFVRSMTVFLVHKGTLDEFVYLEHGAHYAIGILALIMLASVKYHIPEWFTGLSGVAFILVSLWSSLRYRKRHAAQA